In the genome of Ureibacillus sp. FSL W7-1570, the window GCAAGATGATACGCCTGTAGCAGTTATTCAAAAAGCTACTTGGCCAGATCAAAAAATCGTTCGAACGACACTTGCTCAACTTGATGAAGCAATGAAAGAAAATGGCATTCGCAAACATGCCATGATATTGGCTGGATGGGCACTAGATCCAAACATTTATGAAAAGAATTCTTATCGTTCGAAACTTTACGATGCCGAGTTTACCCACGGCTATAGGAAAGGAGTTTCAAAGTGATTCAACTAGCGGAGGAGGAAATTCCGAAAATCAATCAAAAGAATGATTATGCGATTGTAGCGATTACAAAACATAGCGCAGAAATTGCGAGAAAATTAAGAGGACTTTTTCCAAATGGCGACTTGTATTATCCGCATAAGTTTGCCAAAGGTGATGAAGAGGGTCTGGGAATTCAGTTATATGATGGCAATGTTCGGATTCTGCTTTCAGCCATTTTTTATAAATATAAAGGTCTCATTTTGTTTATTTCTCTTGGTGCAGTTGTTCGCATGATTGCACCACTATTAAAAGATAAAAAAATCGATCCGGCAGTCGTTGTCATCGATGATCGGGGTAAAAATGTAATCAGTGTGCTTTCAGGCCATTTAGGAGGTGCGAATGAATTAACGAGAGAAATCGCCGCATTGCTTCACGCAAATCCCGTTATTACCACAGCATCTGATGTTCAACAAACCATCGCCGTAGATTTATTTGGCTCCAGATTCGGATGGGTTTGGGATTCCGAAGAGCATTTGACCAAGGTAAGTGCGGCTGTCGTCAACGAAGAACCAGTTGCCATAGTGCAGGAAAGTGGAGAGCGTTCTTGGTGGTTATATGATCATCCATTACCGAAAAATATCATGTTATATCCGACAATTTTGGACGCAATCGATGCGAAGCCAAGCGGTGCTTTAATAATCACGCATCGCTTACTTGCCCCAGAAGAAAAATCAATATTGCAATGCGGTATTATTTTTAGACCAAAAGTGATCGTAATAGGCATCGGTTGTAATCGCGGAACAAGCGGGGAGGAGATTCAGTCAGTCATTGAAGAGACGTTGCTTGAGATGGGATTTTCTTCAAAAAGTATAAAAGCGATATGCACCATTGACTTAAAGAAAGATGAAGAAGGTTTATTAAAAGTGGTGGAAGAACGAAAAGTGGAATTTTGTACGTATACAGCCAAGGAACTTAATGAAATGCATATCGAAGAACCATCAGAAACGGTTTATAAATATACAGGGGCATATTCCGTGAGTGAAGCAGCAGCGAAACGGTATTTACAATCGGATTCCCTTGTCCTTGTCAAAAAGAAAAGCGGCAATGTAACGATTTCTGTAGGGGTTCTAGAACATAAGGAGGATTATCCGTGGCAAAAAGAGTAATGATTGCAGGTACATCGAGCGGTGTTGGAAAAACAACTTTAACAATCGGAATTATGGCTGCACTGAAAAAGAGAAATTTAGTCGTCCAAGGTTTTAAATGCGGTCCTGATTATATCGATCCATCTTATCATACTGCCGTTACAAAACGAGTTTCCCGAAATATCGATAGCTGGATGTTAAGCCGCGAAGTAATCCGTGATATTGTAGAACGGTCTGGCCGCGATGCAGATATTTCAATTATCGAAGGGGTGATGGGGTATTTTGATGGCAAAAGTCCATTGGAAAATACCGGATCCGCTGCTGAAATCGCTGTCATTACTGAAAGTCCAGTTCTGCTGGTGGTGGATTGCTCAAGCATGGCAAGAAGTGCAGCAGCAATTGTCAAAGGTTTTCAAACTCTGCATGAACCATCGCGAATCGTTGGTGTAATTGCCAACAGAGTTGGAAGCGAGGGCCATTTTAACATTGTAAAAACAGCCATTGAACAAGAATGTAAAATTCCGGTAATCGGCTATATGAAGAAAAACAATGATCTCCATTTGCCAAGCAGGCATCTCGGATTAATTCCGGCTATTGAAAGGGGAGAATTGGATTCTTATTTTGATTCGCTGGCACAAGAAGTAGAAAAAACCATTGATCTCAACCGGCTATTAAGCATTTCTGAAACGAACAATTTACAAGAAGTTGAAAATTCTATTTTTCACGAAGATCCAAAGGTAAATGTAATAATCGCCGTTGCAAAGGATGCGGCCTTTAATTTTTATTACGAAGAAAATATACAATTACTTAAATCGCGCGGGGCTGAAATTCAATATTTTTCCCCATTAGCGAACGAACCGGTACCTGAAGATGCAGATGGATTATATATTGGCGGGGGCTTTCCCGAAGAATTCGCAGAACAGCTTGCAAATAATGAAGTTTCAAAACAATCCATTAAAGAACTGATTGAAAACGGGCTTCCAACAGTGGCTGAATGTGGAGGGTTCATGTACTTGACAAAATCCATCCAGTCAACTGAAGGTATAAGCTATCCAATGGTTGGGATCATTGATGGAAACGTTATAATGCAACCTAAACTTGCAGCTCTTGGTTACCGGGAAATTGTTGGAGTAAACAACAATTTCCTCATGGGAGAAGGAGAGACGGCAAAAGGCCATGAATTCCATTATTCCACTTTTATACCAAATAC includes:
- a CDS encoding cobyrinate a,c-diamide synthase, with the translated sequence MIAGTSSGVGKTTLTIGIMAALKKRNLVVQGFKCGPDYIDPSYHTAVTKRVSRNIDSWMLSREVIRDIVERSGRDADISIIEGVMGYFDGKSPLENTGSAAEIAVITESPVLLVVDCSSMARSAAAIVKGFQTLHEPSRIVGVIANRVGSEGHFNIVKTAIEQECKIPVIGYMKKNNDLHLPSRHLGLIPAIERGELDSYFDSLAQEVEKTIDLNRLLSISETNNLQEVENSIFHEDPKVNVIIAVAKDAAFNFYYEENIQLLKSRGAEIQYFSPLANEPVPEDADGLYIGGGFPEEFAEQLANNEVSKQSIKELIENGLPTVAECGGFMYLTKSIQSTEGISYPMVGIIDGNVIMQPKLAALGYREIVGVNNNFLMGEGETAKGHEFHYSTFIPNTEQVPAYALKSRFGQKQDGCVVHSLIAGYVHFHFASNPKLIDNWLNACLKYQQQKRK
- a CDS encoding cobalamin biosynthesis protein gives rise to the protein MIQLAEEEIPKINQKNDYAIVAITKHSAEIARKLRGLFPNGDLYYPHKFAKGDEEGLGIQLYDGNVRILLSAIFYKYKGLILFISLGAVVRMIAPLLKDKKIDPAVVVIDDRGKNVISVLSGHLGGANELTREIAALLHANPVITTASDVQQTIAVDLFGSRFGWVWDSEEHLTKVSAAVVNEEPVAIVQESGERSWWLYDHPLPKNIMLYPTILDAIDAKPSGALIITHRLLAPEEKSILQCGIIFRPKVIVIGIGCNRGTSGEEIQSVIEETLLEMGFSSKSIKAICTIDLKKDEEGLLKVVEERKVEFCTYTAKELNEMHIEEPSETVYKYTGAYSVSEAAAKRYLQSDSLVLVKKKSGNVTISVGVLEHKEDYPWQKE